The Cervus elaphus chromosome 12, mCerEla1.1, whole genome shotgun sequence genome includes a region encoding these proteins:
- the ZNF219 gene encoding zinc finger protein 219: MEGSRPRAPVGHLAPSPPAFDGELDLQRYSNGPGVSAGSPGMGAVGWSESRAGERRFPCPVCGKRFRFNSILALHLRAHPGAQAFQCPHCGHRAAQRALLRSHLRTHQPERPRSPAARLLLELEERALLREARLGRPRSSGGLQATPATEGLARPQAPSSSAFRCPFCKGKFRTAAERERHLHILHRPWKCGLCSFGSSQEEELLHHSLTAHGAPERPLAAASAAPQPQPPPQPEPRSVPEPEPEPESEATPAPAPAAPEEPPAPPEFRCQVCGQSFTQSWFLKGHMRKHKASFDHACPVCGRCFKEPWFLKNHMKVHASKLGPLRAPGPGSGPARAPQPPDLGLLAYEPLGPALLLAPAPTPAERREPPSLLGYLSLRAGEARPNGEGAEPGAGRSFGSFRPLPSALPARARRHRTEEPDEEEEVVEAEEETWARSRAVGPLASLPPRPGEAPGHSGPAAGAQARSTATQEENGLLVGGARPEGGRGATGKDCPFCGKSFRSAHHLKVHLRVHTGERPYKCPHCDYAGTQSGSLKYHLQRHHREQKSGAGPGPPPEPPPPSQRGSGQSSGAKAAPQPATWVEGRASPRPPASGGAPGSRRKPASPGRTLRNGRGGEAEPLDLSLRAGPGGEAGPGGALHRCLFCPFATGAPELMALHLQVHHSRRARGRRPPQADASPPYARAPSGETPPTPPQEGEEGPGLLRSGEAGLGGQER, from the exons ATGGAG GGCTCACGTCCCCGCGCCCCGGTCGGCCACCTAGCGCCGTCGCCCCCGGCTTTCGACGGCGAACTGGATCTGCAGCGCTACTCCAACGGGCCAGGCGTGAGCGCCGGGTCTCCAGGGATGGGAGCAGTGGGCTGGTCTGAAAGTCGCGCAGGCGAACGGCGCTTCCCCTGCCCTGTATGCGGGAAGCGCTTCCGCTTCAACTCTATCCTGGCTTTGCACCTGCGGGCGCACCCAGGCGCCCAGGCCTTCCAGTGCCCGCACTGCGGCCACCGTGCGGCGCAGCGGGCGCTGCTGCGCTCACACCTGCGCACGCACCAGCCCGAGCGCCCGCGAAGCCCCGCGGCGCGCCTGTTGCTGGAGTTGGAGGAGCGCGCTCTACTGCGGGAGGCCCGGCTGGGGAGACCTCGAAGCTCAGGGGGCCTGCAGGCCACCCCAGCCACCGAGGGCCTGGCGCGGCCCCAGGCTCCTTCGTCGTCCGCCTTCCGTTGCCCCTTCTGCAAAGGCAAATTTCGCACCGCGGCGGAGCGCGAACGCCACCTGCACATTCTGCACAGGCCCTGGAAGTGCGGCCTGTGTAGTTTCGGCTCCAGCCAGGAGGAGGAGCTGCTGCACCACAGCCTGACGGCCCACGGAGCTCCCGAACGCCCCCTGGCGGCCGCCTCGGCTgcgccccagccccagcctccacCCCAGCCTGAACCTAGATCGGTCCCTGAGCCAGAGCCGGAGCCTGAAAGTGAGGCAACCCCCGCCCCCGCTCCTGCTGCTCCCGAGGAGCCCCCCGCGCCTCCGGAGTTCCGCTGTCAAGTGTGTGGCCAGAGCTTCACGCAGTCCTGGTTTCTCAAGGGTCACATGCGCAAGCACAAGGCCTCCTTCGATCATGCATGTCCTGTTTGTGGCCGCTGCTTCAAGGAGCCCTGGTTCCTGAAGAACCACATGAAAGTGCACGCCAGCAAGCTGGGCCCACTGCGTGCTCCGGGGCCTGGTTCCGGGCCTGCCCGGGCCCCCCAGCCTCCTGACCTGGGTCTACTTGCCTATGAGCCTCTGGGCCCTGCGCTCCTCTTGGCCCCGGCGCCCACCCCGGCTGAGCGCCGTGAGCCTCCGAGCCTCCTGGGCTACCTGAGCCTGCGAGCCGGCGAGGCGCGGCCCAACGGTGAGGGCGCTGAGCCCGGGGCTGGCCGCAGCTTTGGAAGCTTCcgccccctgccctctgctctcccAGCCCGGGCTCGCAGGCACCGCACCGAGGAGCCAGACGAGGAAGAGGAGGTGGTGGAGGCAGAAGAAGAGACCTGGGCCCGGAGCAGGGCGGTGGGCCCTCTGGCTTCCCTGCCCCCGCGCCCAGGCGAGGCCCCGGGGCACTCTGGGCCTGCCGCAGGGGCCCAGGCGAGGTCCACCGCCACGCAGG AAGAGAATGGGCTGTTAGTTGGAGGGGCCCGGCCTGAAGGGGGCCGGGGGGCCACCGGCAAGGATTGCCCCTTTTGTGGAAAATCCTTCCGCTCAGCGCATCACCTCAAAGTGCACCTGCGAGTGCACACAG GAGAGCGCCCCTACAAGTGTCCGCACTGCGACTACGCGGGCACCCAGTCCGGCTCGCTCAAGTATCACCTGCAGCGCCACCACCGGGAGCAGAAGAGCGGAGCCGGTCCCGGGCCACCCCCAGAGCCGCCGCCCCCTTCCCAGCGGGGTTCGGGCCAGTCGTCCGGAGCCAAGGCGgctccgcagcctgcgacctggGTAGAGGGCAGAGCGAGCCCCCGGCCTCCCGCGAGTGGCGGCGCGCCGGGGTCCCGTCGGAAGCCCGCCAGCCCCGGGAGGACCCTGCGCAACGGGCGAGGCGGTGAGGCCGAGCCCCTGGACCTGTCCCTGCGGGCAGGGCCGGGAGGCGAGGCTGGGCCAGGGGGTGCCCTCCACCGATGCCTCTTCTGTCCCTTCGCCACTGGAGCCCCCGAGCTCATGGCCTTGCACCTACAAGTGCACCACAGCCGCAGGGCTCGGGGCCGCAGGCCGCCCCAGGCCGATGCATCCCCGCCCTATGCCCGAGCACCGTCAGGAGAGACCCCTCCCACTCCTCcgcaggaaggggaggagggcccCGGGCTGTTGAGATCCGGAGAGGCTGGGCTAGGGGGCCAAGAAAGGTAG